From a region of the Actinomadura luzonensis genome:
- a CDS encoding FAD-dependent monooxygenase — protein sequence MLDDNPLYLLQVPQRRIEQMLEERAAELGVEIRRGHELTGFTQDADGVSLQVGGPAGPYTIRTRYLVGADGGHSVVRKLAGIAFPGVTTDTTIARTAHAAVPAGLVDPATGGLDLPGYGPIPPFLHHRTERGLFVYAPLPGAPAPLISTMEWNQQDAEGPLTLAELEASARRVLGVPIALGPPGGEGPHLLRKLNGGNTRLAERFRDGRVLLVGDAAHVHSAIGGPGLNLGLQDAVNLGWKLAAEARGTAPAGLLDTYESERRPVAERVVMSSRAQSALIAPGSEVTGLRALFTELLADPRNVRRIAELMSGADVRYEVGDGHPLAGRWAPDLELKDGRRLAELARDGRPHLIDFTGGDWGHPAAAGLPGSAAPCTVPCTALLVRPDGYVAWATDVAEPDAASRASLQAALRRGLG from the coding sequence GTGCTGGACGACAACCCCCTCTACCTGCTCCAGGTCCCGCAGCGCAGGATCGAGCAGATGCTGGAGGAGCGGGCGGCCGAGCTCGGCGTGGAGATCCGGCGGGGGCACGAGCTCACCGGCTTCACCCAGGACGCCGACGGCGTGTCCCTCCAGGTCGGCGGGCCGGCCGGGCCGTACACGATCAGGACCCGCTACCTGGTGGGCGCCGACGGCGGCCACAGCGTCGTGCGCAAGCTGGCCGGGATCGCCTTCCCCGGCGTGACGACGGACACGACGATCGCGCGCACCGCGCACGCCGCCGTGCCGGCCGGGCTCGTCGATCCGGCCACCGGCGGCCTCGACCTTCCCGGGTACGGCCCGATCCCGCCGTTCCTGCACCACCGCACCGAGCGCGGGCTGTTCGTGTACGCGCCCCTGCCGGGCGCCCCCGCGCCGCTGATCTCCACGATGGAGTGGAACCAGCAGGACGCCGAGGGCCCGCTCACGCTCGCGGAGCTGGAGGCCAGCGCCCGTCGCGTGCTCGGCGTGCCCATCGCGCTGGGCCCGCCCGGCGGCGAGGGGCCGCACCTGCTGCGCAAGCTCAACGGCGGCAACACCCGCCTGGCCGAGCGGTTCCGCGACGGCCGGGTGCTGCTGGTCGGCGACGCCGCTCACGTGCACTCGGCGATCGGCGGGCCCGGGCTCAACCTGGGCCTCCAGGACGCGGTCAACCTCGGCTGGAAACTCGCGGCCGAGGCGCGCGGCACGGCTCCCGCCGGTCTCCTCGACACCTACGAGTCCGAACGGCGCCCGGTCGCCGAGCGGGTGGTGATGTCCTCGCGCGCCCAGTCCGCGCTGATCGCTCCCGGCAGCGAGGTCACCGGCCTGCGCGCGCTGTTCACCGAACTGCTCGCCGACCCGCGCAACGTCCGCCGCATCGCCGAGCTGATGTCGGGGGCCGACGTCCGCTACGAGGTGGGCGACGGCCATCCGCTGGCCGGCCGGTGGGCGCCCGACCTGGAGCTCAAGGACGGGCGCCGGCTCGCCGAGCTGGCCAGGGACGGCCGCCCGCACCTGATCGACTTCACCGGCGGCGACTGGGGGCACCCCGCGGCCGCCGGGCTGCCCGGCTCCGCGGCGCCGTGCACAGTGCCGTGCACGGCGCTGCTGGTGCGGCCCGACGGGTACGTGGCCTGGGCCACCGACGTCGCGGAGCCGGACGCGGCGTCCCGGGCCTCGCTCCAGGCGGCGCTCCGGCGCGGGCTGGGCTGA
- a CDS encoding acyl-CoA-like ligand-binding transcription factor — translation MGLRERKKEETRIALSWAAIKLTVERGFDNVKVEDIAAEAGVSHRTFNNYFSSKGEAIAARHFDRAVQIADELRSRPAGEPLWEAVTNAVFARFALGMQETGRPVDERWIAGVRLMNQHPEHRGEFLKAHLAAQEALAAAVAERTGTDASKDLYPHLVAGAVGTAVLSAIHLWLHGEATASFEELLRDALGQTAAGLPTP, via the coding sequence ATGGGGCTGCGGGAGCGCAAGAAGGAAGAGACCCGGATCGCATTGAGCTGGGCGGCGATCAAGCTGACCGTCGAGCGCGGTTTCGACAACGTCAAGGTGGAGGACATCGCCGCCGAAGCGGGCGTCTCGCACCGCACGTTCAACAACTACTTCTCCAGCAAGGGCGAGGCGATCGCGGCCCGGCACTTCGACCGGGCGGTGCAGATCGCCGACGAGCTGAGGTCCAGGCCGGCCGGCGAACCGCTGTGGGAGGCCGTCACCAACGCGGTGTTCGCCCGGTTCGCGCTCGGCATGCAGGAGACCGGGCGGCCGGTCGACGAGCGCTGGATCGCCGGCGTCAGGCTGATGAACCAGCACCCGGAGCACCGGGGCGAGTTCCTCAAGGCGCACCTGGCCGCGCAGGAGGCGCTGGCCGCGGCGGTCGCCGAGCGCACCGGCACCGACGCGAGCAAGGACCTCTACCCCCACCTGGTCGCGGGGGCGGTCGGCACGGCCGTGCTCTCGGCCATCCACCTGTGGCTCCACGGCGAGGCGACGGCGTCGTTCGAGGAGCTGCTGCGTGACGCCCTCGGCCAGACGGCCGCGGGCCTGCCCACTCCCTGA
- a CDS encoding aldo/keto reductase: protein MDYVNLGRSGLAVSPLCLGTMNFGPQTSEEDSFAIMDRALELGINFFDTANVYGWKLGEGITEQIIGRWFAQGGGRREKTVIATKLNGRMSDWPNDQKLSALNIRRACDASLKRLQTDYIDIYQAHHVDRNTPFEEFWEAMEVLRQQGKIIYVGSSNFAAWHIAKAQESAARRNFLGLVSEQSHYNLLTRTVELEVLPACEDYGLGVIPWSPLAGGLLGGVLRKIDKGRSASDHMLKELERHRDKIEAYEKLCDELGEDPAHVGLAWLLKQRAVTAPIIGPRTLEQLEGSMRTLEIELDDAVLARIDEIFPGHRTAPEDYAW, encoded by the coding sequence ATGGACTATGTCAACCTCGGACGCAGCGGCCTCGCAGTCAGCCCCCTCTGTCTCGGCACCATGAACTTCGGCCCGCAGACCTCGGAGGAGGACTCCTTCGCGATCATGGACCGGGCCCTGGAGCTGGGCATCAACTTCTTCGACACCGCCAACGTCTACGGCTGGAAGCTGGGCGAGGGCATCACCGAGCAGATCATCGGCCGGTGGTTCGCCCAGGGCGGCGGGCGGCGCGAGAAGACCGTCATCGCGACCAAGCTCAACGGCAGGATGAGCGACTGGCCGAACGACCAGAAGCTCTCCGCGCTCAACATCCGCCGGGCCTGCGACGCCTCGCTCAAGCGCCTGCAGACCGACTACATCGACATCTACCAGGCGCACCACGTCGACCGGAACACGCCGTTCGAGGAGTTCTGGGAGGCGATGGAGGTCCTGCGCCAGCAGGGCAAGATCATCTACGTCGGCTCCTCCAACTTCGCCGCCTGGCACATCGCCAAGGCCCAGGAGAGCGCCGCCCGGCGCAACTTCCTCGGCCTGGTCAGCGAGCAGTCCCACTACAACCTGCTCACCCGCACGGTCGAGCTGGAGGTGCTGCCCGCCTGCGAGGACTACGGGCTCGGCGTGATCCCGTGGAGCCCGCTGGCCGGCGGCCTGCTCGGCGGCGTGCTCCGCAAGATCGACAAGGGCCGCTCGGCGAGCGACCACATGCTCAAGGAGCTGGAGAGGCACCGCGACAAGATCGAGGCGTACGAGAAGCTCTGCGACGAGCTGGGCGAGGACCCGGCGCACGTGGGCCTGGCCTGGCTGCTCAAGCAGCGGGCGGTCACCGCGCCGATCATCGGCCCGCGCACGCTGGAGCAGCTCGAAGGCAGCATGCGCACGCTGGAGATCGAGCTGGACGACGCCGTCCTGGCCCGCATCGACGAGATCTTCCCCGGTCACCGCACCGCCCCGGAGGACTACGCCTGGTAG
- a CDS encoding response regulator transcription factor — MVVDDEPSIRDLLSASLRFSGFEVLTAADGQEAVEVAERASPDLVVLDVMLPDLDGLEVARRIDAPVLFLTARDATEDKIAGLRVGDDYVTKPFSLEEVQARIRAVLRRTRTEGAPASRLKVADLELDEDSREVWRAGRQVRLSPTEYKLLHYFMVNAGRVLSKAQILDHVWNYDFGGDAGVVESYVSYLRRKVDDVEPRLIHTLRSVGYVLREPPASG; from the coding sequence ATGGTGGTGGACGACGAGCCCAGCATCAGAGATCTGCTCTCCGCCAGCCTGCGCTTCTCCGGGTTCGAGGTGCTGACCGCCGCCGACGGGCAGGAAGCCGTCGAGGTGGCCGAGCGCGCCTCGCCCGACCTCGTGGTGCTCGACGTGATGCTGCCCGACCTGGACGGCCTGGAGGTGGCGCGGCGCATCGACGCCCCCGTGCTCTTCCTCACCGCCCGCGACGCCACCGAGGACAAGATCGCGGGGCTGCGGGTGGGCGACGACTACGTGACCAAGCCGTTCAGCCTGGAGGAGGTCCAGGCCCGCATCCGCGCGGTGCTGCGGCGCACCCGCACCGAGGGCGCGCCCGCCAGCCGCCTCAAGGTCGCCGACCTGGAGCTGGACGAGGACTCCCGCGAGGTGTGGCGGGCCGGCCGGCAGGTCCGGCTGTCGCCGACCGAGTACAAGCTGCTGCACTACTTCATGGTCAACGCCGGGCGGGTGCTGTCGAAGGCGCAGATCCTCGACCACGTCTGGAACTACGACTTCGGCGGGGACGCCGGGGTGGTCGAGTCGTACGTGTCCTACCTGCGGCGCAAGGTCGACGACGTGGAGCCCCGGCTCATCCACACCCTGAGGAGCGTCGGCTACGTGCTGCGGGAGCCGCCCGCGTCCGGCTGA
- a CDS encoding ABC transporter, whose translation MDLLGALEALRRPLDRELFPLAIGEAAADRRALRELTGQLDDYLLPRLRALDAPLLAVVGGSTGAGKSTLVNSLVGTDVAEPGVLRPTTLTPTLVVNPADRSWFMGQNVLPGLSRATGEGPGALRVVPSEAVGAGLALLDAPDIDSVVTANRELAAQLLAAADLWLFVTTAARYADEVPWSFLRSARERSTALAVVLDRVPPEAVEPVARDLARLLEENGLDGTRLFTVPEAALPSEKARLPEESVRPIAAWLGGLAEDAAERARVVRQTLSGALDSLETRVPALAAAVARQQAGFDGLRSIVTSAYAGGLADFDEGMRDGSLLRGEVLARWQDFIGTGDLMRSLESRVGWLRDRIVGFFTGRVPETQLKEALESGVEALIRGAADGSAERALEGWSAAPGGAGLLDRLGAVESARLGRASPDLGKRAEAAVRGWQEFVLDLVRAEGAERRTAARVASFGVNGAGLLLMLAVFASTGGLTGIEVGIAGGTSVLSQKLLEAVFGDQAVRTLTVTAREDLRERVRALLAEEAARFTALLESAEPPKGTAEQLNTALAGIRAHRHDLPAAAPPDPPAATTMELPVARRPEGEGR comes from the coding sequence ATGGACCTGCTGGGCGCGTTGGAGGCGTTGCGCCGGCCGCTGGACCGGGAGCTGTTCCCGCTGGCGATCGGCGAGGCGGCGGCGGATCGGCGCGCCCTGCGCGAGCTGACCGGGCAGCTCGACGACTACCTGCTGCCCCGCCTCAGGGCGCTGGACGCGCCGCTGCTGGCCGTCGTCGGCGGCTCCACCGGGGCGGGCAAGTCCACGCTGGTCAACTCGCTGGTCGGCACCGACGTGGCCGAGCCCGGCGTGCTGCGGCCCACCACGCTGACGCCCACGCTGGTCGTCAACCCGGCCGACCGGTCGTGGTTCATGGGGCAGAACGTGCTGCCCGGCCTGTCGCGGGCCACCGGGGAGGGGCCGGGCGCGCTGCGGGTGGTGCCGAGCGAGGCGGTCGGGGCCGGGCTGGCGCTGCTGGACGCGCCCGACATCGACTCCGTCGTCACCGCCAACCGCGAGCTGGCCGCGCAACTGCTCGCCGCCGCCGACCTGTGGCTGTTCGTCACCACGGCCGCCCGGTACGCCGACGAGGTGCCGTGGAGCTTCCTCCGCTCGGCCCGCGAGCGCAGCACGGCGCTGGCCGTCGTCCTGGACCGGGTGCCGCCCGAGGCCGTCGAGCCGGTCGCCCGCGACCTGGCCCGGCTGCTGGAGGAGAACGGGCTCGACGGCACGCGGCTGTTCACCGTCCCCGAGGCGGCCCTGCCCAGCGAGAAGGCGCGGCTGCCCGAGGAGTCCGTCCGGCCCATCGCGGCCTGGCTCGGCGGGCTCGCCGAGGACGCCGCCGAACGCGCCCGCGTGGTGCGCCAGACGCTCTCCGGCGCGCTCGACAGCCTGGAGACCCGGGTGCCCGCCCTGGCCGCCGCCGTCGCCCGGCAGCAGGCGGGCTTCGACGGGCTGCGCTCCATCGTGACGAGCGCCTACGCGGGCGGCCTCGCCGACTTCGACGAGGGCATGCGCGACGGCTCGCTGCTGCGCGGCGAGGTGCTGGCCCGCTGGCAGGACTTCATCGGCACCGGCGACCTCATGCGGTCCCTGGAGAGCCGGGTCGGCTGGCTGCGCGACCGGATCGTCGGCTTCTTCACCGGGCGGGTGCCGGAGACGCAGCTCAAGGAGGCCCTGGAGAGCGGCGTCGAGGCGCTGATCAGAGGCGCCGCCGACGGGTCCGCGGAGCGGGCGCTGGAGGGCTGGTCCGCCGCCCCCGGCGGCGCCGGGCTGCTCGACCGGCTCGGCGCCGTCGAGTCCGCGCGGCTCGGCCGGGCCTCGCCCGACCTCGGCAAGCGGGCCGAGGCGGCGGTGCGGGGCTGGCAGGAGTTCGTGCTGGACCTGGTGCGGGCCGAGGGCGCGGAGCGGCGCACCGCCGCCCGGGTGGCGTCGTTCGGGGTGAACGGGGCCGGGCTGCTGCTCATGCTGGCCGTCTTCGCCTCCACCGGCGGCCTGACCGGCATCGAGGTGGGCATCGCGGGCGGCACGAGCGTGCTGTCGCAGAAGCTGCTGGAGGCCGTCTTCGGCGACCAGGCGGTCCGTACGCTGACCGTCACGGCCCGCGAGGACCTGCGCGAACGCGTCCGCGCCCTGCTGGCCGAGGAGGCCGCCCGCTTCACGGCGTTGCTGGAGTCCGCCGAGCCGCCGAAGGGCACCGCCGAGCAGCTGAACACGGCCCTCGCCGGCATCCGCGCCCACCGCCACGACCTGCCCGCCGCCGCCCCGCCTGACCCGCCCGCCGCCACCACGATGGAGCTGCCGGTCGCCCGGCGGCCCGAAGGGGAGGGCCGGTGA
- a CDS encoding VOC family protein, with product MTNDGSHRHHALDYVEIPATDLDRAKRFYGEAFGWRFNDYGPAYAGIRSPEGEGAPEVGGLRLDEQARPGGPLVLLYSADLDASAEAVTKAGGAVVNGPYAFPGGRRFHFTDPSGNELGVWSEA from the coding sequence ATGACGAACGACGGATCGCACCGGCACCACGCCCTCGACTACGTCGAGATCCCCGCCACCGACCTCGACCGGGCCAAGCGCTTCTACGGCGAGGCGTTCGGGTGGCGCTTCAACGACTACGGGCCGGCCTACGCGGGCATCCGGAGCCCGGAGGGTGAGGGGGCGCCCGAGGTGGGCGGGCTCCGGCTCGACGAGCAGGCGCGGCCGGGCGGGCCGCTGGTGCTGCTCTACTCCGCCGACCTCGACGCGTCGGCGGAGGCGGTGACGAAGGCGGGCGGGGCCGTGGTGAACGGGCCGTACGCGTTCCCCGGCGGGCGGCGCTTCCACTTCACCGACCCGAGCGGCAACGAGCTGGGCGTCTGGTCCGAGGCGTAG
- a CDS encoding response regulator transcription factor, with protein sequence MESRLLIVEDDPNILELLAASLRFAGFDVTTAKNGLDAVAAVQRHRPDLVVLDVMLPDLDGFEIVRRLRGGGLHTPVVFLTARDETEDKIRGLTIGGDDYVTKPFSLEEVVARIHAVLRRTSGDQPAAPPRLTFADIELDEESHEVWRGGTAVALSPTEFKLLRYFMTNAGRVLSKPQILDHVWDYDFRGEVGIVESYVSVLRRKIDNRSPRLIHTLRGVGYVLRLPPGP encoded by the coding sequence ATGGAATCACGCCTGCTGATAGTCGAGGACGACCCCAACATCCTCGAACTCCTCGCCGCGAGCCTCAGGTTCGCGGGTTTCGACGTGACCACGGCGAAGAACGGCCTCGACGCCGTCGCCGCCGTGCAGCGACACCGCCCTGACCTCGTCGTGCTCGACGTCATGCTGCCCGACCTGGACGGTTTCGAGATCGTCAGGCGGCTGCGCGGCGGCGGGTTGCACACGCCGGTGGTGTTCCTGACCGCCCGCGACGAGACCGAGGACAAGATCCGCGGCCTCACGATCGGCGGCGACGACTACGTGACCAAGCCGTTCAGCCTGGAGGAGGTGGTCGCGCGCATCCACGCGGTGCTCCGCCGCACCAGCGGCGACCAGCCGGCCGCGCCGCCCCGGCTGACGTTCGCCGACATCGAGCTGGACGAGGAGAGCCACGAGGTGTGGCGCGGCGGCACGGCCGTCGCGCTGTCGCCCACCGAGTTCAAGCTCCTGCGCTACTTCATGACGAACGCCGGCCGCGTCCTGTCCAAGCCGCAGATCCTCGACCACGTGTGGGACTACGACTTCCGGGGCGAGGTGGGCATCGTCGAGTCGTACGTGTCCGTCCTGCGGCGCAAGATCGACAACCGCAGCCCCCGCCTCATCCACACCCTGCGCGGTGTCGGGTACGTGTTGCGCCTGCCGCCGGGCCCCTGA
- the lhgO gene encoding L-2-hydroxyglutarate oxidase: MTEKIGIVGAGIVGLAVARELAATRGAEVTVLEKEDGVAAHQTGHNSGVVHAGIYYPPGSLKARLCREGVALLKEYCAGHGLPYEEVGKLVVASTHGERARLAALAERARANGVPGIAELDALGLREIEPHAVGVGAVHSPHTAICDFPAVARRLAADVAELGGSVRPGHPVRAVRERAGRVQVLAARRIFTFDRLVVCGGLGTDALAAMTGRPGEVRIVPFRGDYYALRGGARELVRGLIYPVPDPRYPFLGVHLTRTIAGEVLVGPNAVPALVYEGYRDRRLWQKIGNVRQILGWPGTLRLARHHWRTGLKEIHSSLVKGEFVRAARRYVPELAAADLVRAPGGVRAQAVARDGRLVDDFVVDVHGKVVLVRNAPSPAATSSLAIARHIAGIVPALVR; encoded by the coding sequence GTGACGGAGAAGATCGGGATCGTGGGCGCCGGGATCGTCGGGCTCGCCGTGGCGCGGGAGCTGGCCGCTACCCGGGGCGCCGAGGTGACGGTGCTGGAGAAGGAGGACGGCGTCGCCGCCCACCAGACCGGGCACAACAGCGGCGTCGTCCACGCGGGCATCTACTACCCGCCCGGCTCGCTCAAGGCCAGGCTGTGCCGCGAGGGCGTGGCGCTGCTCAAGGAGTACTGCGCGGGCCACGGCCTGCCGTACGAGGAGGTGGGCAAGCTCGTCGTGGCGAGCACGCACGGCGAGCGGGCGCGGCTGGCGGCGCTGGCCGAGCGGGCCCGCGCGAACGGCGTCCCCGGCATCGCCGAGCTGGACGCGCTGGGGCTGCGCGAGATCGAGCCGCACGCGGTCGGCGTGGGCGCGGTGCACTCGCCGCACACCGCGATCTGCGACTTCCCCGCCGTCGCCCGCCGCCTCGCCGCCGACGTGGCCGAGCTGGGCGGGTCGGTCCGTCCCGGGCATCCGGTACGCGCGGTGCGCGAGCGCGCGGGGCGGGTGCAGGTGCTGGCCGCGCGCCGGATCTTCACCTTCGACCGCCTGGTGGTCTGCGGCGGCCTCGGCACGGACGCGCTGGCGGCCATGACCGGCCGGCCGGGCGAGGTGCGGATCGTCCCGTTCCGCGGCGACTACTACGCGTTGCGCGGCGGGGCCAGGGAGCTCGTGCGCGGGCTGATCTATCCGGTGCCCGATCCGCGGTACCCGTTCCTGGGCGTGCACCTCACCCGGACGATCGCGGGGGAGGTGCTGGTGGGGCCGAACGCCGTGCCGGCGCTCGTGTACGAGGGCTACCGCGACCGGAGACTGTGGCAGAAAATAGGAAATGTTCGGCAAATTCTTGGTTGGCCGGGCACCCTCCGCCTGGCCCGCCACCACTGGCGCACCGGCCTCAAGGAGATCCACAGCAGCCTCGTCAAAGGCGAGTTCGTCCGGGCCGCCCGCCGCTACGTGCCCGAGCTGGCCGCCGCCGACCTCGTCCGCGCGCCCGGCGGCGTCCGCGCGCAGGCCGTGGCCAGGGACGGGCGGCTGGTGGACGACTTCGTCGTGGACGTCCACGGCAAGGTGGTCCTGGTGCGCAACGCCCCGTCGCCGGCCGCCACGTCCAGCCTGGCAATCGCCAGGCATATTGCCGGAATTGTCCCAGCACTCGTCCGATGA
- the thpR gene encoding RNA 2',3'-cyclic phosphodiesterase — protein sequence MRLFAALVPPDEVLDELELAIAPHVGQVPGLRWPARDTWHITLGFFGEVAERTLPELETRLARAVHRHQALDLAFAGFGAFSSPRRARVLWVGVTGDPMTRLADSVRAGARRAGAAQTDGKPLRPHLTLARAKVETDLRPLVESLSGFSGSPWRAERVRLVRSRTGPQVRYESLAEWALAPAGRG from the coding sequence ATGAGACTGTTCGCGGCCCTGGTGCCGCCCGACGAGGTGCTGGACGAGCTCGAACTCGCGATCGCCCCGCACGTCGGGCAGGTGCCGGGGCTGCGCTGGCCGGCCCGCGACACCTGGCACATCACGCTGGGCTTCTTCGGCGAGGTGGCCGAGCGGACGCTGCCGGAGCTGGAGACCCGCCTGGCCCGCGCCGTGCACCGGCACCAGGCCCTCGACCTCGCCTTCGCCGGGTTCGGCGCCTTCTCCTCGCCGCGCCGGGCCCGCGTCCTCTGGGTCGGCGTCACCGGCGACCCCATGACCAGGCTCGCCGACTCGGTGCGCGCCGGCGCCCGCCGTGCCGGAGCCGCGCAGACCGACGGCAAGCCCCTGCGCCCGCACCTCACGCTGGCCCGCGCCAAGGTCGAGACGGACCTCCGCCCGCTGGTGGAGTCGCTGTCCGGGTTCAGCGGCTCGCCCTGGCGGGCGGAGCGCGTCCGGCTCGTGCGCAGCCGCACCGGGCCGCAGGTGAGGTACGAGTCACTCGCCGAATGGGCGCTCGCACCGGCCGGGCGGGGTTAG
- a CDS encoding sensor histidine kinase, with translation MASMLALLGFGMVFIGLVSVSVLHGYLLDRVDGQLHLLTERMHKKVVNDWRKDRETPERPILIESDAVVLVKEPGGEFVPMLDDRDVDLKPQPVLSPTPGPDAYTTRATSGDGEWRVLQSRVQRTSLVVAVDLEEVDAITKRLVLIELLGGGGSLLILAVVGVTIVRRSMRPLGQIERTAEAIAGGELGRRVPEADPRTEVGRLARSLNGMLAQIEAAFAARSASEAAARRSEDRMRQFVGDASHELRTPLTSIRGFAEYARQNPGADPAELMQRVEKAAGRMSLLVDDLLLLARVDQQRPLQMRPVDMLALAADAVQDARILAPDRTIKLDVVGGAALIVSGDEVRLRQVVSNLVTNAIVHTEPGSPIIVRVGAGLDRVFLEVADHGPGLTPEQVEHVFERFYRADSARSRRRSAEDRGSGLGLAIVQALVRAHGGEVTVRSSVADGSTFRVELPLALE, from the coding sequence ATGGCGTCCATGCTGGCGCTGCTCGGCTTCGGCATGGTCTTCATCGGCCTGGTCAGCGTGTCGGTGCTGCACGGCTACCTGCTCGACCGGGTGGACGGCCAGCTCCACCTGCTCACCGAGCGCATGCACAAGAAGGTCGTCAACGACTGGCGCAAGGACCGCGAGACGCCCGAGCGGCCGATCCTCATCGAGTCCGACGCGGTCGTGCTGGTCAAGGAGCCGGGAGGCGAGTTCGTCCCCATGCTCGACGACCGCGACGTGGACCTCAAGCCGCAGCCGGTCCTGTCGCCCACGCCCGGCCCCGACGCCTACACCACCCGCGCGACCAGCGGCGACGGCGAGTGGCGGGTGCTGCAGAGCCGCGTGCAGCGCACCAGCCTGGTGGTCGCGGTGGACCTGGAGGAGGTCGACGCGATCACCAAGCGGCTCGTGCTCATCGAGCTGCTGGGCGGCGGCGGCAGCCTGCTCATCCTGGCCGTCGTGGGCGTCACCATCGTCCGGCGCAGCATGCGGCCGCTCGGCCAGATCGAGCGCACCGCCGAGGCCATCGCCGGCGGCGAGCTGGGCCGCCGGGTGCCGGAGGCCGACCCCCGCACCGAGGTGGGCCGCCTGGCCAGGTCGCTGAACGGCATGCTGGCCCAGATCGAGGCCGCCTTCGCCGCCCGCTCGGCCTCGGAGGCGGCGGCCCGCCGCTCCGAGGACCGCATGCGCCAGTTCGTCGGCGACGCCTCCCACGAGCTGCGCACCCCGCTCACCTCGATCCGCGGCTTCGCCGAGTACGCCCGCCAGAACCCCGGAGCCGACCCCGCCGAGCTGATGCAGCGCGTGGAGAAGGCGGCGGGACGCATGAGCCTGCTGGTGGACGACCTGCTCCTGCTGGCCCGCGTGGACCAGCAGCGCCCGCTCCAGATGCGCCCGGTCGACATGCTGGCCCTGGCCGCCGACGCCGTCCAGGACGCCCGCATCCTCGCCCCCGACCGCACGATCAAGCTGGACGTGGTCGGCGGCGCGGCCCTCATCGTCTCCGGCGACGAGGTGCGCCTGCGCCAGGTCGTCAGCAACCTGGTCACCAACGCCATCGTCCACACCGAGCCCGGCTCGCCGATCATCGTCCGGGTCGGGGCGGGCCTCGACCGGGTCTTCCTGGAGGTCGCCGACCACGGGCCCGGCCTCACCCCCGAGCAGGTCGAGCACGTCTTCGAGCGCTTCTACCGGGCCGACTCCGCCCGCTCCCGCCGCCGCTCGGCCGAGGACCGGGGCAGCGGCCTCGGGCTCGCCATCGTCCAGGCGCTCGTCCGCGCGCACGGCGGCGAGGTGACGGTGCGGAGCAGCGTCGCCGACGGCTCCACCTTCCGCGTCGAGCTCCCACTCGCTTTGGAGTGA
- a CDS encoding FAD-dependent monooxygenase, with translation MTTDIVIAGAGPNGLMLASELSLAGIRPLVLERLPERTQENRANGLVGQVVRMLDRRGLYERLTGVQTRRGPPRASSSARCPST, from the coding sequence ATGACCACCGACATCGTCATCGCCGGAGCCGGGCCCAACGGCCTGATGCTGGCCTCTGAACTCAGCCTGGCCGGGATCCGCCCCCTGGTCCTGGAGCGCCTGCCGGAGCGCACCCAGGAGAACCGCGCCAACGGCCTGGTCGGCCAGGTGGTGCGGATGCTGGACCGGCGCGGGCTGTACGAGCGGCTGACCGGCGTCCAGACCCGCCGCGGCCCGCCCCGGGCTTCGTCTTCGGCGCGCTGCCCATCGACCTGA